In Miscanthus floridulus cultivar M001 chromosome 8, ASM1932011v1, whole genome shotgun sequence, the sequence AGTTTATTTTTTCCCCCCTCTATTTTAATGGAACCAAATTAGATGTTCCCTTACTAGAATTAAAGATTATAACAATAGCTataaaaaaagggcagacccagcgccggaggctcccacatgagtggggtctggggaagggataaaccgagacaagcctttcccccgcaaaatctgcggagaggctgcttcgaacccacgacctggtgactcagtgagacagctctcaccactgcaccaggcctgcccttcataaCAATAGCTATAAATAAAAGAATAATAATTCTGGGGTGCTCTGCTTACCAGTTGCCACACATGGTTTGTTCCATGATTGTAAATTATGTGTGACAATAACTGACTAGCCAAGCACCACAAGCAACTAAGGAAGAAACAGAGTTGACTAAGCAATTCATGTGAGGTTTAGCACTAATTTGATAACTATAATCATCCACAAATTTAGGGTAGTTAACTGTGATTGAGTTTGTCCATTTGGTTAATAACCTGATGCATTAACAACAAATCGCTTCCTGTGCTATTCTATGTTTACAAAAAGaaaaaatcaaatcaaattcTACATGGTACATATAATCAAGGAATTCATATTTGGATTCTCGTTGACTATTTAATTCTTCCCATTTCTCATATTGTGATGTTGATACCACATAAGCATGTATTGGCTGCCAAGTCACATAGTGTTTAGTGGAGCACACAGCCAGATCAGAATATGGCTACATATTTCAGATGCTTTATATGGCATTGTTAAAATCTTAAATTTTTTATATTCATTTTGTCAACTATGTCAAATGGCTGCCTAATGCCACGAGCTTTATTTGGAAATTCCGGGTAGTCAAACTAGGCTCTGGGTTATGCTGTTTCTTACTGGGTTCGATGCCATTTTTGGATGTAAATGCAATAAGTATAACATTTCTGAAGATGTGGCTGATATCTTTTTTTAAGAATCATAAATTCCACAAAGCTACACTGGCATCCAATCAAAATCAAGCTAACTTCATGCGTCAATTTTGGACTGTCCAAACTATTTGTAATGGCATACCATCTAGTACCAATGCAGGTTAATCTGATTGAAATGGATGGTTTTTATTAATTCTGCCAGAATTATGTTGCTGTTTGAGCTGCACAGCTGGCTATTATAAGATATTATTTTAAGATGAATTGTGTTGACTATTTAGGGAAAGAGATAAAGACAACGATGGAAAGCTCAATTTCCAAGAGTTCTTCAGTGGAATATTTTATTCAATTCGACACTATGATGAGGAAGGCATAACAGATGACACTGGTGGCTCTGATGCACCAGCTAAAAATTCATTTTCACACCTTGATCTGGATAATGATGGGTAAATATTACAATTTTgtagtttgggacttaaaggctttgttgttgttgttgttgtttcagTGTTTTATAAGTTGTTTCTATGCATTTAAGGAAGATCCTCTCTGACTGACATAGGAGGCTTTTCCCCATTTTGAAGGCTGTTGTCAGCTGATGAGCTAAAGCCTATAATTGATAATCTGCATCCGTCGGAACACTTCTATGCCAAGCAACAAGCTGACTATGTAATATCTCAGGTAACAGCCGGCTGCATCTTGCTTTACTTATAGGATAAGTTGATATTCCTTCGTCTCTAATTCCGTCATTATGCACTATGGATTCTGGACTTAAATTTTTTCTAGTGTTTGGGAACAGCTTGATCTTATTTATCATGATAAGCTTCACTTTGTGCTGAAGAATAAATCTTCTAGCATATTATGTTTTTCTTGGTAGACTCGATAACTTTTACTTGCTAATAACCCTTTTCTACAACTATGTAGGCTGACACAAACAAAGATGGACAGTTGAGCATGAACGAGATGATCGAGAACCCCTATGTCTTTTACAATGCTTTATTCACAGAAGATGATTACGGCTTTCATGACGAGCTCCGTTAGTTCCTTAGTCAAGTAAGGGCACAAACTTGTACTCTGTTCTGCTTTCTGCATTTGCCAGCTTTCATTTGTTCACAACTTTGCATACTGTAGCAGCACAAAGCTGTATGGAATCACCACTGTAGGAAGTCGGAAGACTGTTATATGCACTGCTCAGATCATTTCATGGCCTGTCTGAATTCATCCACCATTTGATGGTACATCACTTGACCTACCTCTTAGATTTAAGCCCTGGATATTTATAACCTGGCGATTTTTGTTTCTTGGTAGGTGATTCCAtgtaaaaagaagcatgtttTTAGATGCACCTGTTCTAGAAGCTTATGTGTTCTTTTGTAGTCTTTAGCTATTTTCTAGTTTGTTTTTTAATCATATATGTACGGTGAGGATGTGAGTGAGTTTTGGTTCTTTCATTTTTTGATATGAAAACTAGCTTCTTCCAGAATCACAATTTGTAAACCATACAAAACCAGGAAGTTGTTACTGTAAGCCATGcaatgttcgcttgaacttatcaggcttatcagtcatggtacaatatttttttctcacaacaaatctgcGAACAGTACTTCTAATCTTCTATATTAATATAATTAACATATATTGAGTACTTTATCTGTAAAGATTGTGCAAATCTCGTGAAATCTGCCAAATTCATGTTTCGCCCGTACAACATACAAATTCTTCTTCTGAAGTTGTATCTGCAATACGCCAACACCTTTACCGGCTGTTCAATACGTgcaatcttcttcatcatctctctctctatatatatatctatccTATATATATACTCAATATATGTTAAAGATTAGAAGTACAAATTACACACAAGAAGACACGCCGTGGCACCATCACGGATGCAGTTCCACACGTGACCCCAAGCAAGCCAAGCCAGTGCCAGTCTCAGCCCCTCCTGATGGCCCTGAGCTTGACGCCGTGGCGGAAGGCAAGGACGAGGTCGAAGTCGAACTGGATGGGCGACTCCATGGCCGGCGAGTGTCGGAATGTGTACCGGCGGTAGAGCTCGACCACGGCGAGCTTCACCTGTTGCAGCGCGAACTTGTGCCCGATGCACGCCCTCGGCCCGACGCCGAAGGGGATGTGCGCGTACGGGTGGCGCGtccgctcctcctccgcctccggcGCGAACCGCTCGGGCCGGAACTCCTCCGGGTCCGGGAACTGCGCCGAGTCCCGGGCCAGCACCCCCGGCGCCAGCCACACGTACGCGCCCTGCCGTGCAAAAGCAAAACCTTCGTTACGTTTGTTTGCCGCAAGCGATCGAACTGGCAGACAGCATGCAGCTTGCTCAGATCGCCGGCGGCGCCGCGCGCAGCGTTACCTTTGGGAGGACGTAGCCGCCAATCTCCACGCGCTTGGAGGTCTGCCTGGCGATGAGCGGCGAGACGAGGTGGAACCGCATGGCCTCCTTGATGACCTGGTCGAGGTAGGGGAACCTGCTCTGGAGCTCATCGGCGTCCGGCGTGCGTCCGTCGCGCGGCGCGAAGCCGTCCACCTCCCGGAGCAACTTCTCCTCGACGCGCGGGTGGCACGACACCAGGTACACCACCGACGACAGCGTGAACGCCGTCGTCTTCGTGCCGGCGATGAGGTGCTCGTACGCCAGCGCGCGGACGTGCTTGTCCGCCAGCGCGAAGTCCTTCGCGCCGCCGTTCTCCATCGCGTCCAGCAGCGCCGCGATGAAGTCCAGCGGGGCGGCGCCGTCGCCGCCACGCCGACGCGTGGCCCGATCTCGCCGCCGGCCGGCTATGATCGCGTCGATGCGGGAGCACAGCCGGCGCTCGTTCTCGTTCATCTTGTAGTCTGCCGTGCCGGGCACCCGCCGTAGCAGCCGCTTGCACGGCGTCTGGACGCACGGGAGGAAGAGCCCAAGGATGGTGGACAGCGAGCTCGACAGGTCCATCTTGACGAACTCCATGGACCGCTTGTACTCCTTGAGGAACTCCCTGACGTTGTCGTCGCCCTCACCGTCGCCGCCTTCGGTCTCGCCGGTGGCGGCGGTATTCTTCGACAGGCCGAACTCGATGCCGAAGGCCGTCTTGCCGATGATGTCGATGGCCATCCGGAGCGAGAGTTGGCAGAAGGGGATGCAGTCCTGGTCCGGGCAGCCGGCGATGTTGGCCACCAGTATGTCCACATACGACTGCATCACTGGAATGAGCCCGGCAAGCCGCGCAGGCTGGTAGAGCGGGACCACTGTGCTCCTCATCGCCGACCATGTTGAGTCCCTGACATCATATGAGTAAGCTCACTGCCTCAATCAACAAAATTCATGCAAATTTCAGACAACAAAATTTTTCCATGCCTTCCCTATCTGAACTGAACATTCCGGTCTACCTGCATCTAGTTAATGTTTCTAACTTCCAAACTACTAGTCAGTTCATTCGGTTCAACAGCAACTAGCAGCACCTGGTGAGGAAGAGGGCGTCCTGGTGCAGGGAACCGATTGATGGCGGTGGGGTACTCCGATTGCGGAtgtccttgaacttcttgatgcCAACCTCCTTGCACAGCTCGGCATTGGCCACGATCACCAGTGGCTGCCTTCCCATGTGGAACCTGCGCATGGTGGCCATGGTAACTTCTccctctatgcattagatctgtAGAGCCTTTAATTAGTCACGAGGATTACCTGAAGATTGGACCATACTCCTTTGCAATTGCACTGAAAACATCTGGCCCATTCTTGCCAAGAAGGTGAAGATGGCCTATGGGGAATCTGGTTGGAGGCCCTGGGACTCTCCTCACACTCCACAAGGGTGCATAGAAGTATATCAGAAATGCGCTGAACAGGGACAGAAAAGATACGAGCACCAGAACAGGTACGCTTTGGTGAGAAACAGCGCCAACTGTGAGTGCAATCTCCATGAGAGAAGCTTGGACACTGGCAAGTGTGGAAGAGAGGAGCTGCCTAGTTACTCAGAGTTTTGGTGTCCCACTGATGCTTCTCGTGCCAATTTATAAAGGGCGAGGAGAATAGCATCCGATGTTGTCCTCATGTTTGTAGTCACCAGATCATGCTGTTCCAGACGATCTGCACCATACGATCAATACTATCAGCGGAATCACATGCTGCGTATGACGACACATCAGCAGATACCAATCCAGAGGTTTTGTCACAACATGTCAATCAACGTTATCGTCCTCTGATTTTTCATTCCTGTGAACAATTCTATAATGCATTATGAACCACGGATTGTCTACAGCAATTATTTACATACGGTGGCTATTTTACTCCTGATTTACTGTTTTTTTAATCTTTGCCAATGCTTGATTAATTAACCTTTTCTTGTAATTCAGTTCATATATACACAGTTCTGTTGCATAATCAAAGTTCTAAACACTGCAGGGAATTAGAAAATGGATTTTACTGCACGCACTGTTAGTCTGAAAGGGTCACAGGAGCAACTGCAGCTATTTAGGCCAGCAGAAGAACCTGCTCACAATTTTATTACATTTATAACCTAATAATAGTAAAAGACTTGTGAGTGAAAAAGcagaaaaaagtaaaaaaaaaatgtaTGCATGTGTCGGCATACAAATCAATGATTTGTTTCAGGACTGAATTCACCTAAGTAAGCCATACCAATTGAATTCTATTCAAAATTATGAACCTGCAGCAAGCATATGCACAGACAGCACAAACAGAAGAAAGCACTAAGTTCTGGAGTTCTCCTCACATCATTTTCTCATGGAAATTGGGTCTGGTAATGGACTAGTCACTTCAGACACATTGTAAAGCACATGTCGCAATGACATTGGTCACACGATGGCGACAGTAACAAATCGCATTGAATCGAATTGACCAGAGCGATGCACTGATTTAGGCACTGTAATGTGTCCGAGAGATTCACACCATCTATTTCATGTGTTGGCCAATTGCAATCAAAATTGCTGTCTGATTAATCAGTATATGAATGGAATAAACTTTCAAAGGATCTCCAGATTCCATGTAGGCTAGTATTGACACTACGATTCTGACAAAACAGAATTGACACCACCATACTAGACTGGCAGGTATCTttcaatcttttttttttcttgctaTGAGTTTGTACACTACAAAGTTCCCAACCCATCAGCTGAACAAACAACAGCTGTAAACCTGAAATTAACTGGCTGTCCATGAATCGTGACATGATAAATTTCCTATTTACTAAAAAGTCAAAACTATGCTAGATGACAGCTACTGTTCGATGAAACAGTATGTTCTATTCGGCTTAAAAAATCAccctgatgattatgatgatggaTAATAATATAACAATAGAACTGTTAAATTGGGTGAATCCAAGATCAAATTTCTCCACTATGGCCTACAATTCCAAAAAGGATCGTTCGCATTCTTTGGATATTTGTTGCAAGGTTGACAttatttctctctctcttttttttaacgGGAAATACAGCAGGGGAGGTCCCCACTGTAGAGTTTATTAAAACCAAAACAAACCACTGTACAAAAGGGAAAACTGTACAATGAAGACGGGAGAAAGAGAAGAGGCCCGAGCGGGGCCGAGGAGCAAACTAGCCAAAGAGGTCTAAAATGAGAAGAAAAACTGGTCAGTTAGAAATACAAAGTCTATGAGCTTAGAACCTGGCTTCATTTAAGAAGTCTTGCCTCCAAGAGCTAAAGGAGGGACGCCCACTGTCGAAGATAAAATTGTTGCTGTGAGACCTTTCTCCAAGGTGGTTAGTTCGATGAATCCATGGCATCTTACAATGACAACATGGCCCTTCCACACTGATCTTTCTAACCtagtgcgtgtttagttcgcgaaatttagaaatttgactactgtagcactttcgtttttatttaacaattagtgttcaatcatggactaattaggttcaaaacgttcgtctcgcgatttccaaccaaactgtacaattagtttttttcgtctacatttaatgctccatgcacatatcgcaagattcgatgtaatagctactatagcactttttgaaaaactttttgagaactaaacacaGCCCTAGAAGGATCTCGCTTGGACTGGGTACATGTACACTCTTTCTTTAATGATGTCAGTCTTTAGACTTCATGTTCTTTAACTTTTTGACaggggcctcgtttagattgcaagttttttcactctctcttcatcatattaaatctttggacacatgcatggagtattaaatgtagataaaaaaattaactaattatacagtttgattgtaaattatgagacgaatcttttgagcctatttaggccatgattggacaataattatcaaatataaatgaaagtgctacagtgctaaatactgattcctaacctcaatctaaacaaggccatggaAACGATCATTGATTGCGCCAATACTATGCTGTGGGTGGCTAAGGAGGTGCTGTCATCCTATCGAAGAAGTGATGGTACAGGTGATCAGGTGGAGATTGAAGAATATCAAGAGGGGGAAGATCACAATGCTTGAAGAGTTGTTGAGGACGTCAGGCATTTGGAAGACCTAGTGTTTTCTTTTGTTTCGTGATAGTTGTTGCAATACATTGGCCCGGAGGTTTCTCGAACGTTAGTTTGAACGTTTTGTCTTCTGTGGATgaagttgggttatggttttggTTTCACAGTGAGGgcaggctgggttctgaggcagAGTACCACTCAAGgtgcctgtttagtttccaaaattttacaaaatttttcaagattttccgtcacatcgaatctttggacgcatgcatgaagcattaaatataaataaaaaataaaactaattacatagtttagatgaaatttacgagacgaatcttttaagcctaattagactatgattggatactaattgccaaataacaatgaaagtgctacagtaccatttcctaAAAAAATTCGCCAACTCAACAAGGCCATGGTGTAGCACAGGGAGCTGTTGGTCTTGGTGCTGTCTTTTCTTTGTTGCTTCCATAACGCTTGTATTTCCTTTTTCTGAATGGAAATGGGGTTTGCCTCAGGTAAAAAAAATGTTCTTTAATTTTTAATTAGAGGGGGTTCCTAGAATTACCATTGTGTCTACTTTCTTTCAATTACAATAAATTTTGGTTAGGTCCATCAAATTTAAAAAGTTGATTTGATTTTTTGTTTCCTAAAGGACATTTTAGCTTTGTGGTTGCAAAAGATTGAAGCTCCTTTTCCAACACATGTAGGTACCAGTACAATTCAAATTAATAGTTCATTAATGTGAGCTTATGTATTCTATTGTTCCTCTCTGCTGGATTAGTTTCCATCAGAGCTATGTTTCACCACTTTCATAAACCATCAAAATGTAAGGTTTGACAAAACACATAGGCTCTAGGTACATTTAAGGTTAAGTGCAGAACTATGCAGTCAAGAAGACGAAGATGGAGAAAATTATTGAGCATAGAAAGAACAAGACCTTTCAGAAGTTGCTCCACCCTTCTCATTTCTCGAGGTAACTATCAACCCTAGAAACTTCATACGACATACTGGAGATTATGTATTTGctgaaaaaaaacaagccgaaacactgtttcggccgaaaaaacaaactaaaaaagactgattataagagaagcgaacatgaccaTTATTGCAACTATAATTTCACCCTTGTTTAATTTTATAAACACAGATGGCATGCATCAGTTACTACAACTGATGAGGCCTAGTTTAGTTCCttaaaattttcaccccaaactatcacatcgaatcttgcgacacatgcatggagtattaaatatagacgaaaaaagctaattgcacagtttggttggaaatcgcggtttaagactaattagtcatatgtgctacagtaactaacatacgCTAAtggcagattaattaggcttaataaattcgtctcgcagtttccaaacgagctatgtaattagtttttttattagtatccaaaaaccccttcCAATATCTCCCGAAATATCCGATGTGATATCAAAAATTTTTATTTCACTAACTGCACAGCCTGAGTACTTACCGGAAAGCCTGACAGAAGATATTTCGTAGGCTGATAGGCTGTACCAATATCCTCGAATATTCTTGGACCCGCCAAAGTCAGAAATGTACCCCCAGCTACACAGTTTATCCCATTGGAAAATGTGAGTGAttgtttagttttcaaaaagttttctaaaaagtgctacagtagtcatcacatcgatcttacgatacgtgtatagagcattaaatatagacgaaaaaaaattaattgcacagtttggttgaaaattacgagacgaacgttttgagtctaattagttcatgatccaacactaattgctaaataaaaaataCACGGACCACCAAAAGTGACTGAAGACCGGTCACTTTTTTGGGCCAACATGCAAACGCACCACAATGACAATGATAATCATATATATTACATCAAAGAGCTAAGTCATAGGGTCTTGTGAGCACCTCCTGATTGTGTACCACTAGTGTGTCAAATTATGCTGGTTGCCGTGGCATGATACCTGGTTTCAGAACTGAGTGGAGTTGGCGATTCACAATTATTGAAACCAAGTTCACACGGCTATGTTGCAGTGCACTACTTCTGGAGCCTTTCTGATTGTGTAGTGATTTCAACAATGTACTGCACCAGCATAAtataagggtgtgtttagttcgcgaaataaaaatttttagatgtcacattggatgtttcggaaatgtcggaaggggttttcggatactaataaaaaaaactaattacatagctcgcatGGAAactgcgagatgaatttattaagcctaagtaaTCCATCGTTAGcgtatgttagttactgtagcacttatggctaatcatggactaattagtcttaaaacattcgtctcgcgatttccaaccaaactgtgcaattagtttttattttcgtctatatttaatactccatgcatgtgccgcaagattcgatgtgatagtttggattgaaaatttttgggaactaaatcaGGCCTAACACATCATTAAAACTATAGTGCAAATCTCTTGATTGGATGATGAGTATTAGGTTTGGGTCCCACTACAAAGGACTGAAGAACCGTGACTTTTGCTCATCAGTTTAGAGCCGCCTTGCCtattggcccacaggatcaccggtttAAGTAAGTGAACCACTCATCAGTCTTACCTAGCACTCGCTAATGTtatcgagcacccactagccgtgccgaccacgaacaagcgttgtccgtccccacgcactatggctagagcttgaagaagaagggagaacagagcatgcacacacagtacaagacatcagcgttggccgaagccctgtctgggAGATAataaatctaaactctctttactgagttgccgtggtagtctatttatataactctatccatctagtttgAGTACAGCTgctctgctgcaacagtgactagataacatacagggctgactctacgCTGGCCTCTGCACGTGGCTACAGTGCTACAGGTGAGCCATGCGGcgtctgcacctgcagcggctatagtatcacagcagggggccatTCGACGTCGCCTtctcttgctgtgttcacacaaggtagcagtggattatctaacaatcttcccctaatcctaccgCTAACCCTTGTATCCCCTTCATGTTGACCATctccttcagcttcatgagtcgaagacgtccgagcggcttggtgaggacgtccgcgagttgccaacCAGTTgcaacgaactcgatgacgatctgccctccattgacatagtccctgaggaagtggaacttcacgtcgatgtgtttacttCGGTCGTGTAGAACcgaattcttcgcgagggcgatggcgggctggttgtccaccatcagtgctagtgggtgggcttccacaccggtcagctcgcccagcagccggcgtagccacacaacttggcacactgttgtggccgccgctacatactctgcctcacacgtagatagcgccaccaccttctgttttagcgacagccatgaaattgggaccgacccgaggaagatgagcacgccagaggtgctccatcgtccgtcgatgtcccccgctatgtctgcatcgctgaacatagtgagctacagcctactcccgccggtctttgagaagatgatcccatgatccaccatccccttgatgtagcgcagtagccgcttcaccatagcccagtgatcctctctgggatcctctatgaagcgattgacgtagcccacgacgaacaCAATGTTcagcctcatgtggactaggtagcgcagactgccgacgatgctctggtatagtgttgcatccaccttcgccgcggtgctggcctttgtcagtttcagccgctcctccattggagtcacacatggcttgcactcagccatgctgtTCCGCTCtaatagcttggaggcatacgcgctctaaccgagtgtgagttcctccttcccctgtgtcacctcgatgtcgaggtagtaggagagtgcgctaagatcgctcattcgaaaacgagccgccatcttgcgcttgaagctgttgatgtcctctgtGCGTGCGtcagtgacgatcaagtcgtccataTACACGCcgatgatgagctcctccttcccccatcgccgcttgtagagcgcgtgctcggttgcgcaacgctgaaacccaagctcgcccagcgtggcgtcaagcttggcgttccatgctcgtggggcctaccACAGCACGTAGAGCGttttgcgcagtcggagcaccctgtgctcctctcccttgatggcgaaacctagaggttgcctgacgaagaccgtctctgccAGTTCATCATTAAGGAAGGCTGATTTAACGTCTAAGTGATGGacacgccagtcctttgctgctactAAGGCCAGTAGCAAACGGACCAACTCCATGCGTGCTACtgacgcaaagacttcctcgaagtcgatgccctcacgctgaacaaagcctcgggcgatgaggcgCGCCTTCTGCTTGACAATGGGTCCGAGCTCGTCTCCCTTGACCTtttacacccacttcaggctgatcggacgatatcctggaggtggatcgatgagctaccATGTCTTGTTTTCCtcaatcgccttcatctcctccaacatcgcTCGTCGCCAGTTTCCGTCCCGCACAGCTAGCGCGAACATGGgcggttcctctgcactgacgagtagcagctctacgtcattgagcagccgaccagccagtcTTGAGGGTCCTGTGCCGTCGACAatgtcgtccagcctatggaaccgcacctTCTCACCTTTGTGGTAggcgtccacgaactcagtgatgccatttggaggtgaggcgaactcgatcagcgttgatggagttccctgttctgctggagtgctcggcacagtacctgaagtgctcggcaccccagGTGCAGTTCTCGGCACTACTTCTAGACTTCTTGTCATAACTCTTGCAGTGTTCGACCACACTGTAGGAGTGACTAGCcttagtcttggagtggttggcaccactacaaGATGTCTTGGctccgccatgggagtgctcagTACCCATCCtgaagtggtcgccaccactataAAATCTCCCAGCACTACTCCTGGCGTGCTCGGtatccctctaggagtgctcgacactcctcccaaagtgctcggcatccctcccgaagtgctcagcactgccccaggagtgcttggctctaccgctggagtgctcagtgctcctcccagagtgctcgacacctctttcccagcgtctccaccaccatggatgactagGTACTCGACGacaaaggtgttggtgaagctgcCAACTTCCCCTGTGCTTGGACTGGTCTAGTCCCAAGCTGCCTCTTCATCAAACACGGGTCGcatgagacaagcaccttgtcttcaCGTGGGTCGTAGAgtcggtatgccttggtaccctccgcgtagcccaggaacaccatcggtgtgctcccgtcctccagcttggtgaggttcagcTTTGTCTTCTTGACGTGGCCA encodes:
- the LOC136476098 gene encoding cytochrome P450 711A1-like — translated: MEIALTVGAVSHQSVPVLVLVSFLSLFSAFLIYFYAPLWSVRRVPGPPTRFPIGHLHLLGKNGPDVFSAIAKEYGPIFRFHMGRQPLVIVANAELCKEVGIKKFKDIRNRSTPPPSIGSLHQDALFLTRDSTWSAMRSTVVPLYQPARLAGLIPVMQSYVDILVANIAGCPDQDCIPFCQLSLRMAIDIIGKTAFGIEFGLSKNTAATGETEGGDGEGDDNVREFLKEYKRSMEFVKMDLSSSLSTILGLFLPCVQTPCKRLLRRVPGTADYKMNENERRLCSRIDAIIAGRRRDRATRRRGGDGAAPLDFIAALLDAMENGGAKDFALADKHVRALAYEHLIAGTKTTAFTLSSVVYLVSCHPRVEEKLLREVDGFAPRDGRTPDADELQSRFPYLDQVIKEAMRFHLVSPLIARQTSKRVEIGGYVLPKGAYVWLAPGVLARDSAQFPDPEEFRPERFAPEAEEERTRHPYAHIPFGVGPRACIGHKFALQQVKLAVVELYRRYTFRHSPAMESPIQFDFDLVLAFRHGVKLRAIRRG